TCTTTCTTCTTCTTTAGAAAAAGAAAGATTATGAAATAGATTAGTAGTTTGCAAAAAAAGGTAGACACAATAGGGGAGTGGAATTTGATGAAAAAGATTTTTAGCACATTTTTAATATGTATTTTAGCTTTTTCAACATTATTTAATATGACGGTTAGTGCAGAATCAAAAAGTACAGGTACTTTAGCGATTCATAAATATGAGCAAGGTAAAGATGGGAAAAAAGGTGAAGTTGGAAATGGTAAAGACGGACAAAGCGTGCCGGAAGGGGTAAAACCTTTAGCTGGTGTAACGTTTGAAATTAAACGTATCGCATCATTTGAACAAACTTCTGATGGAAAAGTGATAAAAGAAAATATTAGTAAAGTAACGGATAGTACTATTACAAAAGTAACAGACGCAAATGGAATGGCAGTCTTTAATAATCTTCCATTAGGACGTTATGAAGTAAAAGCTGTTAAAGGTCCAGACCATATTGAATTGGATACGAGTACTTTTATTGTTGATATTCCAATGACAAGTGCAGACGGTAAAGATTTAAACTACGATGTTCATATTTATCCAAAGAATGAAACGAAACATGGTTCAGTAGAATTAATAAAAAAAGGTGAAGAGGACAGGGTGTTACCAGATGCGGAATTCCATTTATTCAAAAAAAATGAAGATGGCACAAACACACAAGTAAAAACACCACATCCACTAGTGACAGGATTAGATGGTAAAATTCGTGTAGATTCTTTAGAGTATGGAAACTATTATTTTATAGAGGAAAAGGCTCCAAAAGGTTATTTAACAAGTAAAGAAGAATATCCTTTTTCTATTAAAGAAACTGGTAAACTAGTTAAGTTAGAAAAAGATGTAAAGAACTATAAAGAGCCTACAATTGAAAAAACGATTAACGACAGTTCAAAGAACGCGGGAATAAATCTTGAAACAGAGTATACGTATGACATTAAAACATTGCTTCCTGAGGATATTCAAATGTATAAAAATTATGTTGTTACCGATGTTTTAGATGACCGTTTAGAGGTTGTTGGGACACCGATTGTAAAGATTGATGGTAAAAAGATTGATGAGAGTATTGTAAACGTAATTGTAGCTGGACAAAAGGTTATTGCTTCAATAGAAGATTTTTCGAAAGTAACAGGTAAAGAATTACATTTGCAAATTACTGCAAAGATTAAAGGCGATGTTCAATCTGGAGTGAAAATTCCGAACAAAGCAGTACTTGATTTTGTAAACAAAGACGATGTTTCATCAGAAAAAGATGGAAAACCATCTAATGAAGTAGTGGTTACACCAACAATGGGGAATATTAAAATTGAAAAAGTCGATGGTAAGGATAACAACCTGAAGTTAAAAGGTGCAAGGTTTGAATTACGAGATAG
This Bacillus mycoides DNA region includes the following protein-coding sequences:
- a CDS encoding SpaH/EbpB family LPXTG-anchored major pilin is translated as MKKIFSTFLICILAFSTLFNMTVSAESKSTGTLAIHKYEQGKDGKKGEVGNGKDGQSVPEGVKPLAGVTFEIKRIASFEQTSDGKVIKENISKVTDSTITKVTDANGMAVFNNLPLGRYEVKAVKGPDHIELDTSTFIVDIPMTSADGKDLNYDVHIYPKNETKHGSVELIKKGEEDRVLPDAEFHLFKKNEDGTNTQVKTPHPLVTGLDGKIRVDSLEYGNYYFIEEKAPKGYLTSKEEYPFSIKETGKLVKLEKDVKNYKEPTIEKTINDSSKNAGINLETEYTYDIKTLLPEDIQMYKNYVVTDVLDDRLEVVGTPIVKIDGKKIDESIVNVIVAGQKVIASIEDFSKVTGKELHLQITAKIKGDVQSGVKIPNKAVLDFVNKDDVSSEKDGKPSNEVVVTPTMGNIKIEKVDGKDNNLKLKGARFELRDSKGKVVTVKEKKMDDKTDADGIITWNEIPYGEYQIVETEAPKYIDEDGAVEQYQKLRDPIDIKIDKDHKVIELKVENNKSGWIIPATGGIGTIFFTVVGLLLMVTAAFIFFRKKPVKNS